The following coding sequences are from one Rhipicephalus microplus isolate Deutch F79 chromosome 3, USDA_Rmic, whole genome shotgun sequence window:
- the LOC142802764 gene encoding uncharacterized protein LOC142802764, producing the protein MMSWWQLHAMPKPVLAFLPAIALPLFGIMSHEQVVANYLSMDVLTALLLLWLVVVSDEMPTVGRLSYALVSRFGSRARPVLVLLTALTFVVSLVLPQSLVAVFVMCLVERLCNFVRQEGLQDAQRCLDRAVADDTVGRPCDVRACLVTL; encoded by the exons ATGATGTCCTGGTGGCAACTACACGCCATGCCAAAGCCAGTCCTGGCCTTTCTGCCAGCCATCGCGTTGCCCCTTTTCGGCATCATGAGTCATGAACAAGTGGTCGCCAACTATTTGTCG ATGGACGTTCTGACGGCCCTGCTCCTGCTCTGGCTGGTGGTAGTGAGCGACGAGATGCCGACCGTCGGCCGGCTCAGCTACGCGCTCGTGAGTCGCTTCGGCAGCCGCGCACGACCGGTGCTCGTGCTGCTGACGGCCCTGACGTTCGTGGTGTCGCTGGTGTTGCCGCAGAGCCTGGTGGCCGTGTTCGTCATGTGCCTCGTGGAACGGCTCTGCAACTTCGTGCGCCAGGAAGGCCTACAGGACGCACAGCGCTGCTTGGACCGCGCCGTCGCCGACGACACCGTGGGACGCCCGTGCGATGTACGTGCATGTTTGGTTACCCTGTAG